A window of Dickeya zeae NCPPB 2538 contains these coding sequences:
- the panE gene encoding 2-dehydropantoate 2-reductase has product MKITVLGCGAIGQLWLNALHRQGHDVQGWLRIPQVSCQINVTMLSGERCNLNLTANNAEHLAQSELLLVTLKAWQVSDALVTLLPRLRPDCTILLLHNGMGTWEELPSISQPLLLGVTTHAARRDVSTVVHVAAGVTHIGSLGRTTHREEEQSQLAETLHQALPDVAWHTHIAATCWLKLAANCVINPLTVQYQCTNGELQAYPEKIAVLCQEVALVMDREGFHTSSESLLLYVNQIIQNTAANTSSMRQDVLAQRHTEIDYITGYLLRRARAHGLALPENNRLFDYIKRKENEYDRLGSGLSGAW; this is encoded by the coding sequence ATGAAAATTACCGTTCTTGGCTGTGGCGCCATCGGTCAACTCTGGCTTAATGCGTTACATCGGCAAGGGCATGATGTACAAGGGTGGTTGCGCATTCCGCAAGTCTCCTGCCAGATTAACGTTACGATGCTCAGCGGTGAGCGTTGTAACCTTAATCTGACAGCCAACAACGCAGAACATCTGGCGCAAAGTGAATTACTGCTGGTCACGCTAAAGGCATGGCAAGTCTCCGATGCACTTGTCACGCTACTCCCTCGGCTACGCCCAGACTGTACTATTTTATTGTTGCATAACGGCATGGGCACCTGGGAAGAACTGCCGTCAATCAGCCAGCCTTTATTGTTAGGCGTCACCACGCATGCTGCACGGCGTGACGTCTCAACAGTGGTACACGTCGCGGCTGGCGTAACCCACATCGGTTCGCTTGGTCGTACCACACACCGCGAAGAAGAACAAAGCCAGTTGGCTGAAACGCTGCATCAGGCACTGCCTGACGTTGCCTGGCACACTCATATTGCGGCAACCTGCTGGCTCAAACTGGCCGCTAATTGCGTCATCAATCCGCTGACCGTGCAGTACCAGTGCACCAACGGCGAGTTACAGGCTTATCCGGAAAAAATAGCCGTACTCTGCCAGGAAGTGGCGCTGGTCATGGACCGTGAAGGATTCCATACCTCGTCGGAAAGCCTGCTGCTTTATGTGAATCAAATCATTCAGAACACGGCGGCCAACACATCGTCAATGCGTCAGGACGTGCTGGCGCAGCGTCATACGGAAATCGACTACATCACCGGTTACCTGCTGCGTCGCGCCCGCGCCCACGGACTCGCTCTGCCGGAAAACAACCGCCTGTTC
- a CDS encoding YajQ family cyclic di-GMP-binding protein — protein MPSFDIVSEIDMQEVRNAVENATRELGTRWDFRNVPASFELNEKAQTIKATSESDFQVKQLIEIIREKLAKRGIEGGSLDIPEDMEHSGKTYSVEAKLKQGIETTLAKKIVKLIKDSKLKVQAQIQGEQVRVTGKSRDDLQGVIALIRGADLGQPFQFNNFRD, from the coding sequence ATGCCATCTTTCGATATTGTTTCGGAAATCGATATGCAGGAAGTCCGCAATGCGGTGGAAAACGCGACCCGTGAGCTGGGTACCCGCTGGGATTTTCGCAATGTGCCTGCCAGCTTTGAGCTGAATGAAAAAGCACAAACCATCAAGGCGACCAGTGAATCAGATTTTCAGGTTAAGCAATTAATTGAAATCATAAGGGAAAAGCTGGCAAAACGCGGAATTGAGGGCGGTTCGCTGGATATCCCTGAAGACATGGAACACAGTGGTAAAACCTACAGTGTGGAAGCGAAGCTCAAGCAAGGTATTGAAACTACGCTGGCGAAGAAAATCGTTAAACTGATTAAAGACAGCAAGCTCAAAGTGCAGGCTCAGATCCAGGGCGAACAGGTCCGCGTTACCGGGAAATCCCGCGATGATCTGCAAGGTGTGATTGCGCTGATACGTGGTGCTGATTTGGGGCAACCCTTCCAGTTTAACAACTTCCGCGATTAA
- a CDS encoding MFS transporter, protein MNDNRMTPIEQRATWGLGLVFSLRMLGMFMVLPVLTTYGMALQGASESLIGIAIGIYGLMQAIFQIPFGLMSDRIGRKPLIVGGLLIFVLGSVIAALSHSIWGIILGRALQGSGAISAAVMALLSDLTREQNRTKAMAFIGVSFGITFAIAMVVGPIVTHALGLNALFWGIALLALLAIAITLAVIPSAPSHVLNRESAIVRGGVAKVLANPRLLKLNFSIMCLHILLMSSFVALPRVMEQAGLAPQDHWKVYLTTMLISFAAVVPFVIYAEVKRRMKQVFIVCVMIIIAAELVLLQAGNHALWQLFIGIQLFFLGFNVMEALLPSLISKESPAGYKGTAMGVYSTTQFMGVAIGGSLGGALYDLHGASLVFSAGALLGVVWLLVSVTMQEPPYLSSLRITLPDEALRDNKLSDKLQQHPGVADVVIVPDELSAYVKIDRSKTNRQQLEQLVGQTAKLA, encoded by the coding sequence ATGAACGATAATCGCATGACCCCGATTGAACAGCGGGCAACATGGGGACTGGGTCTGGTTTTTTCACTTCGCATGCTCGGCATGTTTATGGTGCTCCCGGTACTCACCACCTACGGTATGGCTCTGCAAGGCGCCAGCGAGTCACTGATTGGCATTGCCATCGGCATTTATGGCTTGATGCAGGCGATTTTTCAAATCCCATTCGGGCTCATGTCTGACCGTATTGGTCGCAAACCGCTCATTGTTGGCGGCTTACTGATATTTGTGCTGGGTAGTGTCATCGCCGCACTCAGCCATTCCATTTGGGGGATAATTCTGGGTCGTGCTTTGCAGGGCTCCGGGGCGATTTCGGCTGCGGTCATGGCGCTGCTGTCAGACTTAACACGTGAACAAAACCGCACCAAAGCTATGGCGTTTATTGGTGTCAGCTTCGGCATTACGTTTGCTATCGCCATGGTAGTCGGCCCAATTGTTACCCATGCGTTGGGGCTGAATGCGCTGTTTTGGGGAATTGCGCTGCTGGCGCTGCTGGCTATCGCCATCACGCTGGCAGTCATTCCCTCTGCCCCTTCCCATGTGCTTAACCGTGAGTCGGCCATCGTGCGTGGCGGTGTCGCCAAAGTGCTGGCCAACCCTCGCTTGCTAAAACTCAACTTCAGCATCATGTGCCTGCACATTCTACTGATGTCGAGCTTTGTCGCTTTACCGAGAGTCATGGAGCAAGCAGGTCTGGCACCGCAGGACCACTGGAAAGTCTATCTGACCACGATGCTGATATCGTTCGCTGCTGTGGTGCCATTCGTCATCTACGCAGAAGTAAAACGCCGCATGAAGCAGGTGTTCATTGTTTGCGTGATGATAATCATTGCCGCAGAGCTGGTTTTGCTGCAAGCCGGCAACCATGCGCTGTGGCAACTCTTTATCGGCATTCAGTTGTTCTTTCTGGGCTTCAATGTCATGGAAGCATTGCTGCCATCCCTTATCAGCAAAGAGTCGCCAGCAGGCTACAAAGGTACTGCCATGGGGGTTTACTCCACCACCCAATTTATGGGGGTGGCGATTGGCGGTAGTCTTGGCGGCGCGCTGTATGACCTGCATGGCGCCTCACTGGTGTTCAGTGCGGGTGCATTGTTGGGGGTTGTCTGGTTATTGGTCAGCGTCACCATGCAGGAACCACCGTATCTGAGTAGCCTGCGCATTACCCTACCGGATGAAGCACTACGGGATAATAAACTGTCCGATAAACTGCAACAGCATCCTGGTGTAGCAGATGTGGTGATCGTACCGGACGAACTCAGCGCCTATGTGAAAATTGATCGCAGCAAAACCAATCGACAGCAGTTGGAACAGCTAGTCGGTCAGACGGCTAAGCTAGCCTGA
- the cyoE gene encoding heme o synthase, with amino-acid sequence MIKQYLQVTKPGIIFGNLISVIGGFLLAAKGTINYPLFVATLIGVSLVVASGCVFNNVIDRDIDKKMERTKNRALVKGLIPLKNTLVYASLLGIAGFALLYLAANPLAMWLAVMGFVVYVGVYSLYMKRHSVYGTLIGSLSGAAPPVIGYCAVSNQFDAGALILLLIFSLWQMPHSYAIAIFRFKDYQAANIPVLPVVKGISVAKHHITLYILAFMIATLMLSLGGYAGYKYLVVAAAVSVWWLGMALSGYKRPNDDRAWAKKLFLFSIVAITSLSVMMSVDSMTPMQDTLLTYLH; translated from the coding sequence ATGATTAAGCAATACCTACAGGTCACCAAACCCGGCATTATTTTTGGCAACCTGATTTCCGTTATCGGTGGATTTTTACTGGCAGCCAAAGGCACCATTAACTATCCACTGTTTGTCGCGACCCTGATCGGGGTATCGCTGGTTGTTGCATCTGGTTGCGTCTTTAACAACGTTATCGATCGTGACATCGACAAAAAAATGGAGAGGACCAAGAATCGGGCTCTGGTCAAGGGGCTGATTCCGCTTAAAAATACGCTGGTTTATGCGTCGCTGTTAGGTATTGCTGGCTTCGCGTTACTGTATCTTGCGGCAAATCCGCTGGCCATGTGGCTGGCGGTGATGGGGTTTGTGGTATACGTCGGTGTTTACAGCCTGTACATGAAGCGCCATTCGGTTTATGGCACGTTGATTGGCAGTCTGTCCGGTGCAGCACCGCCGGTTATCGGCTACTGCGCGGTGAGTAATCAGTTTGATGCTGGTGCACTGATCCTGCTGCTGATTTTCAGTTTGTGGCAGATGCCGCACTCTTATGCCATTGCGATTTTCCGCTTTAAAGATTATCAGGCGGCGAATATTCCGGTGTTACCGGTCGTCAAAGGCATTTCCGTCGCGAAGCACCATATTACGTTGTATATCCTGGCGTTTATGATTGCCACGTTGATGCTGTCACTCGGCGGTTATGCTGGTTACAAATACCTGGTGGTGGCCGCGGCGGTCAGCGTTTGGTGGCTTGGTATGGCGTTATCCGGCTACAAACGCCCGAACGACGATCGTGCCTGGGCCAAAAAGCTGTTCTTGTTCTCTATTGTCGCCATTACGTCATTGAGCGTCATGATGTCAGTCGATTCCATGACACCGATGCAGGACACGCTGCTGACCTACCTGCACTGA
- a CDS encoding cytochrome o ubiquinol oxidase subunit IV, with translation MSHSTHDHAGASHGSVKSYLIGFVLSIILTVIPFGLVMNGSASHSAILLTVLGCAVIQILVHLVYFLHLNTSSEERWNLVAIVFTALIIAIVVVGSIWIMMNAHHNMMIQ, from the coding sequence ATGAGTCATTCCACACACGATCATGCAGGCGCCAGCCACGGTAGCGTGAAGTCCTATCTGATTGGTTTCGTCCTGTCCATCATCCTGACCGTCATTCCATTCGGTCTGGTGATGAATGGTTCGGCGTCCCATAGCGCCATTCTGTTAACCGTGCTGGGTTGCGCTGTTATCCAGATCCTGGTTCATCTGGTGTACTTCCTGCATCTCAACACCTCATCAGAAGAGCGCTGGAATCTGGTAGCCATCGTGTTTACCGCCCTGATTATCGCAATTGTGGTGGTGGGATCCATTTGGATCATGATGAACGCGCACCACAATATGATGATTCAGTAA
- a CDS encoding cytochrome o ubiquinol oxidase subunit III, with protein sequence MSTDTLTHHNAAHAEHGHHDTGSNKVFGFWIYLMSDCILFGMLFATYSVLVNGTAGGPTGKELFDLKFVLVETFALLFSSITYGMAMIAMNKGNKSQVNAWLGLTFLFGLVFIGMEVYEFHHLIVEGAGPDRSAFLSSFFALVGTHGIHVTSGLIWIAIMMTQVTKYGLTSTNKTRLMCLSLFWHFLDVVWICVFTVVYLMGAM encoded by the coding sequence ATGTCCACTGATACGTTAACTCATCACAATGCAGCCCATGCCGAGCATGGGCACCACGACACCGGTTCCAATAAGGTTTTCGGTTTCTGGATCTACCTGATGAGCGACTGCATCCTGTTTGGGATGTTGTTCGCCACCTACTCCGTTCTGGTGAACGGTACCGCTGGCGGCCCAACGGGCAAAGAACTGTTCGATCTGAAGTTCGTGCTGGTGGAAACCTTCGCACTGCTGTTTAGTAGTATTACTTACGGCATGGCGATGATTGCCATGAACAAAGGTAACAAGAGCCAGGTTAACGCCTGGCTGGGTCTGACCTTCCTGTTCGGACTGGTGTTTATCGGGATGGAAGTCTATGAATTCCACCACCTGATCGTAGAAGGTGCAGGCCCTGACCGCAGTGCATTCCTGTCTTCCTTCTTCGCGCTGGTTGGTACTCACGGTATCCACGTGACTTCAGGCCTTATCTGGATCGCCATCATGATGACTCAGGTAACGAAATACGGCCTGACCAGTACGAACAAAACCCGTCTGATGTGCCTGAGCTTGTTCTGGCACTTCCTTGATGTGGTATGGATTTGTGTCTTCACTGTTGTTTATCTGATGGGGGCGATGTAA
- the cyoB gene encoding cytochrome o ubiquinol oxidase subunit I: MFGKLTLDAIPYHEPIIMVTVAAIIVGGLALLAAVTYFGKWKWLWSEWFTSVDHKKIGIMYIIVGLVMMLRGFADAVMMRGQQVLASAGEAGFLTPHHYDQIFTAHGVIMIFFVATPFVVGLMNLAVPLQIGARDVAFPFLNSLSFWLFVAGVILINLSLGIGEFAQTGWVAYPPLSGKEYSPGVGVDYWIWSLQISGVGTTLTGVNFFATIMKMRAPGMSLMKMPVFTWTALCTNILIIAAFPILTVTIALLTLDRYLGTHFFTNDMGGNMMMYINLIWAWGHPEVYILVLPVFGIYSEVVATFCKKRLFGYTSLVWATIAITVLSFIVWLHHFFTMGSGANVNAFFGIATMIISIPTGVKIFNWLFTMYQGRIQPHSAMLWTTGFIITFSIGGMTGVLLAVPGANFVLHNSLFLIAHFHNVIIGGVVFGCFAGITYWFPKAFGFKLNETWGKRAFWCWIIGFFVAFMPLYALGFMGMTRRLSQQINPEFHPLLVVASVGAGLIALGVLCQIIQFAVSIRDRDQNRDLTGDPWDARTLEWATSSPPPFYNFAIVPHIQERDAFWEMKEKGEAYRKPAQYEEIHMPRNTGAGVIISAFSLVFGFAMIWYIWWLAIIGFVGMIVTWIAHSFNQDVDYYVPVNEVEHIENQNFDKLSKAGVKNVH; this comes from the coding sequence ATGTTCGGAAAATTAACTCTTGATGCGATCCCCTACCATGAGCCGATTATCATGGTCACGGTGGCGGCAATCATTGTAGGTGGATTGGCGCTGCTGGCTGCCGTTACCTATTTCGGTAAATGGAAATGGCTGTGGTCCGAGTGGTTCACCTCTGTAGACCATAAGAAAATCGGTATCATGTACATCATCGTCGGCTTGGTGATGATGCTGCGTGGCTTTGCTGATGCCGTGATGATGCGTGGTCAGCAAGTGCTGGCTTCCGCTGGTGAAGCAGGTTTCCTAACCCCTCACCACTATGACCAGATCTTCACCGCGCATGGCGTTATCATGATTTTCTTCGTGGCAACGCCGTTTGTCGTCGGTCTGATGAACCTGGCCGTGCCATTGCAGATAGGCGCACGTGATGTGGCCTTCCCCTTCCTGAACTCACTGAGCTTCTGGCTATTTGTTGCCGGCGTTATCCTGATCAACCTGTCGTTGGGGATCGGGGAATTCGCTCAGACCGGTTGGGTGGCCTATCCGCCGTTGTCGGGTAAGGAGTACAGCCCCGGTGTGGGGGTAGACTACTGGATATGGAGTCTCCAGATTTCCGGTGTCGGTACGACGCTGACTGGTGTTAACTTCTTCGCCACCATCATGAAAATGCGCGCGCCTGGCATGAGTCTGATGAAAATGCCGGTGTTTACCTGGACGGCGCTGTGCACCAACATACTGATTATTGCTGCGTTCCCGATTCTGACGGTGACCATTGCGTTACTGACGCTGGACCGTTACCTCGGCACCCATTTCTTTACCAATGATATGGGTGGCAACATGATGATGTACATCAACCTGATTTGGGCCTGGGGCCATCCGGAAGTGTACATTCTGGTGTTGCCGGTCTTCGGTATTTACTCCGAAGTGGTGGCAACCTTCTGTAAAAAACGCTTGTTTGGCTATACCTCACTGGTATGGGCAACCATCGCGATTACCGTCCTGTCGTTCATCGTTTGGCTGCACCACTTCTTTACCATGGGTTCTGGAGCCAACGTCAACGCCTTCTTCGGTATAGCGACGATGATTATTTCAATCCCGACCGGGGTTAAAATCTTCAACTGGCTGTTCACCATGTATCAAGGGCGCATTCAACCGCATTCCGCCATGCTGTGGACCACCGGTTTCATCATCACCTTCTCCATCGGTGGTATGACCGGGGTACTGCTGGCTGTTCCGGGCGCTAACTTTGTACTGCATAACAGTCTGTTCCTGATTGCTCACTTCCATAACGTGATCATCGGTGGCGTGGTATTTGGCTGCTTTGCCGGTATCACTTACTGGTTCCCGAAAGCATTTGGCTTCAAGCTGAATGAAACCTGGGGTAAACGCGCGTTCTGGTGCTGGATCATCGGCTTCTTCGTTGCCTTTATGCCGCTGTACGCACTGGGCTTCATGGGGATGACGCGTCGTCTGAGCCAGCAGATCAACCCGGAATTTCACCCGCTGCTGGTGGTTGCTTCCGTCGGCGCCGGTCTGATTGCACTCGGCGTGCTGTGCCAGATTATCCAGTTTGCCGTCAGTATCCGCGACCGCGATCAAAACCGCGATCTGACTGGCGACCCGTGGGATGCTCGCACGCTGGAATGGGCAACGTCCTCACCGCCGCCGTTCTATAACTTCGCCATCGTGCCGCATATTCAGGAGCGCGACGCGTTCTGGGAAATGAAGGAAAAAGGTGAAGCCTATCGCAAACCGGCACAGTATGAAGAAATTCATATGCCGAGGAATACCGGTGCGGGCGTAATCATCTCCGCATTCAGTCTGGTATTTGGTTTTGCGATGATCTGGTACATCTGGTGGCTGGCGATCATCGGTTTTGTGGGCATGATCGTAACCTGGATAGCCCACAGCTTTAATCAGGACGTGGACTACTACGTGCCGGTTAACGAGGTCGAACACATCGAAAATCAAAACTTCGATAAACTCAGCAAGGCAGGCGTGAAAAATGTCCACTGA
- the cyoA gene encoding cytochrome o ubiquinol oxidase subunit II: MRLRKYNKIFGMLSLIATTLLLSGCDMALMNPKGQVGLEQRSLILTALGLMLIVVIPVIIMTIAFAWKFRASNEKAKYTPNWSHSNKIEAVVWTVPIIIILILGTITWKTTHSLDPYKPLDSTVKPINVEVVSLDWKWLFIYPDLGIATVNELAFPTNVPVNFKITSDTVMNSFFIPRLGGQIYAMAGMQTQLHLIANEPGKYDGISGGYSGQGFSGMKFTAIATPDQQAFDQWVENVRKSSKTLSTMNDFNKLAKPTEYHPVEYYSQVQPDLFRQIITKFIGNNMNMQHGAEGEPKKEEGMQNHQGMNMSEHSSH; this comes from the coding sequence ATGAGACTCAGGAAATACAATAAAATTTTTGGGATGTTGTCTTTAATCGCCACCACACTGCTCCTTAGTGGTTGCGATATGGCATTGATGAACCCCAAAGGACAAGTCGGGTTAGAGCAACGTTCGTTGATACTGACAGCACTCGGTTTGATGCTGATCGTTGTTATCCCGGTGATCATTATGACGATTGCCTTCGCCTGGAAGTTCAGAGCCTCCAACGAAAAAGCGAAGTACACGCCAAACTGGTCGCACTCAAACAAAATCGAAGCCGTTGTCTGGACGGTCCCTATCATCATTATCCTCATCCTTGGGACGATCACCTGGAAAACTACCCATTCGCTTGATCCGTATAAGCCTTTGGATTCCACGGTCAAACCCATTAATGTTGAAGTGGTGTCTCTTGATTGGAAATGGTTGTTCATTTACCCGGATCTTGGCATCGCCACGGTCAATGAACTGGCGTTCCCGACCAATGTTCCGGTCAATTTCAAGATTACATCCGACACGGTGATGAACTCCTTCTTTATCCCGCGTCTTGGTGGTCAGATCTACGCCATGGCCGGCATGCAGACCCAGTTGCACTTGATCGCCAACGAGCCGGGCAAATACGACGGTATCTCTGGTGGTTACAGTGGCCAAGGTTTCTCTGGCATGAAGTTCACCGCCATTGCGACCCCGGATCAGCAAGCCTTTGACCAATGGGTTGAGAATGTACGCAAGTCATCCAAAACGCTGAGCACGATGAATGACTTTAACAAACTGGCAAAACCTACCGAGTACCATCCGGTAGAGTACTACTCTCAGGTACAACCTGATTTGTTCCGCCAGATCATTACCAAATTCATTGGCAACAACATGAACATGCAGCATGGTGCTGAAGGCGAGCCTAAAAAAGAAGAAGGCATGCAGAATCACCAGGGCATGAACATGAGCGAGCACTCCTCTCATTAA
- the ampG gene encoding muropeptide MFS transporter AmpG yields MLSRFFSLFRERNSVILLILGFASGLPLALTSGTLQAWMTVENVDLKTIGFFSLVGQAYVFKFLWSPLMDRYTPPFMGRRRGWLLVTQLLLVATIIAIGTVDPSHHLWWLALLAVIIAFCSASQDIVFDAYKTDLLPPEERGSGAAISVLGYRLAMLVSGGLALWIADRFLGWHATYWLMAGLLLLCTLATWLSPEPAVSEPAPRSLEQAVLAPLKDFFGRDNAWLILLLIVLYKLGDAFAVSLSTPFLIRGVGFNPGDVGLVNKTLGLFATIIGALYGGVLMQRWTLFRSLMLFGLLQAVSNAGYWLLAITDKHLFTMACAVFLENLCGGMGTAAFVALLMTLCNKSFSATQFALLSALSAVGRVYVGPIAGWFVELYGWAWFYLFSIIIAIPGLLLLSVCRSSLEQVQSGGEFLRRNAYPHLYLLASRLFFIGCIVFIGGLLVWGMLGLGWLESGLAKNMLMATGATLATMAVLLGALLDYRSLQRR; encoded by the coding sequence ATGCTCAGCCGCTTTTTTTCGCTTTTCCGTGAACGCAACAGTGTCATTCTTCTGATTTTGGGGTTCGCCTCTGGTTTACCACTGGCTCTGACCTCCGGTACGTTGCAGGCGTGGATGACAGTGGAAAACGTGGACCTGAAAACCATCGGTTTCTTTTCTCTGGTAGGGCAGGCGTATGTCTTCAAGTTTTTGTGGTCGCCACTGATGGATCGCTACACGCCTCCGTTTATGGGACGTCGGCGTGGCTGGCTACTGGTCACACAGTTGTTGCTGGTAGCCACCATCATCGCTATCGGCACGGTAGATCCATCGCATCATTTATGGTGGCTGGCGTTACTGGCGGTCATCATCGCATTCTGCTCCGCCTCACAAGACATTGTGTTTGATGCGTATAAAACCGACTTGTTGCCGCCAGAAGAACGTGGCAGCGGCGCAGCTATTTCTGTTTTGGGTTATCGCCTGGCGATGCTGGTTTCCGGCGGGCTGGCATTATGGATAGCCGATCGTTTTCTAGGCTGGCATGCCACCTACTGGCTGATGGCTGGTCTTTTATTACTGTGCACACTGGCAACCTGGCTGTCGCCGGAACCCGCCGTGAGCGAACCGGCCCCTCGCTCGCTGGAGCAGGCAGTCTTAGCGCCGCTGAAAGATTTTTTCGGCCGCGATAATGCCTGGCTAATTCTACTGTTGATCGTGTTGTACAAACTGGGGGATGCGTTTGCCGTCAGCCTCAGTACACCTTTCTTAATTCGCGGAGTCGGCTTCAATCCGGGCGATGTCGGGTTAGTCAATAAGACGCTGGGCTTGTTCGCCACCATTATCGGCGCGCTGTACGGCGGTGTGTTGATGCAGCGCTGGACGCTATTTCGGTCATTGATGTTGTTCGGCCTGCTACAGGCTGTCTCGAACGCCGGTTACTGGCTGCTAGCCATCACCGATAAACACCTGTTCACCATGGCCTGCGCGGTGTTTCTGGAAAACCTGTGCGGTGGTATGGGAACTGCCGCCTTTGTGGCGCTATTAATGACGCTTTGTAACAAATCATTTTCCGCCACCCAGTTCGCCTTGTTGTCCGCACTGTCGGCTGTGGGGCGGGTGTATGTCGGTCCGATTGCTGGCTGGTTTGTAGAACTGTATGGGTGGGCCTGGTTTTACCTGTTTTCAATCATCATCGCTATCCCAGGACTTCTCCTGCTGAGTGTCTGTCGTTCATCATTAGAACAGGTGCAATCAGGCGGCGAATTTCTGCGTCGTAACGCCTATCCACACCTTTATCTATTGGCTTCCCGCCTGTTTTTCATCGGTTGTATTGTGTTTATCGGTGGTCTGCTTGTCTGGGGCATGCTGGGATTGGGTTGGCTGGAGAGCGGACTTGCCAAAAACATGCTGATGGCGACAGGCGCAACACTGGCGACAATGGCGGTGTTGCTGGGTGCACTGCTTGACTACCGGTCCTTACAACGCCGGTAA
- a CDS encoding lipoprotein: MLKKFIFPLFAALVLAGCASKSNTLDVTPKIALPSQDPTLMGVTISINGADQRADQSLARVNRDGQLITLMPSRDLRFLLQEVLEKQMSARGYMIGTGGPVALQVVVNKLYADVSEGNLRYNITTRADISIIAQAANGNKQIKNYRASYNVQGALTATNSKITESVNQVLSDVISDMAQDTSISTFIKTNSR; encoded by the coding sequence ATGTTAAAAAAATTCATTTTCCCGTTGTTCGCCGCACTTGTGCTGGCAGGATGCGCCAGTAAAAGCAACACGCTGGATGTCACCCCGAAAATTGCCCTGCCGTCGCAGGATCCAACTCTGATGGGGGTCACTATCAGCATTAATGGCGCAGACCAACGTGCTGACCAGTCGCTGGCAAGGGTCAATCGCGACGGCCAACTGATCACGCTGATGCCATCACGCGATCTGCGGTTCCTGTTGCAGGAAGTGCTGGAGAAACAGATGTCTGCCCGTGGTTATATGATAGGCACTGGCGGTCCGGTGGCACTGCAAGTGGTGGTTAACAAGCTGTATGCGGATGTTTCCGAAGGGAACCTGCGCTACAACATTACCACCCGTGCCGATATTTCTATCATCGCACAAGCCGCCAATGGCAATAAGCAAATCAAGAACTACCGTGCCAGCTATAATGTACAAGGCGCGCTTACCGCCACGAACAGCAAGATTACCGAGTCGGTCAATCAGGTGCTGAGCGATGTCATCAGTGATATGGCTCAGGACACCAGCATCAGTACCTTCATCAAAACCAACTCCCGGTAA